Proteins encoded in a region of the Mycteria americana isolate JAX WOST 10 ecotype Jacksonville Zoo and Gardens chromosome 9, USCA_MyAme_1.0, whole genome shotgun sequence genome:
- the WNT6 gene encoding protein Wnt-6 isoform X2, which yields MLPSSRTQLGLFFILLCPANIIGLWWAVGSPLVMDPNSICRKTKRLAGKQAELCQLEPEIVQEVAKGTKLGVRECQYQFRFRRWNCTSHSKYFGKILQQDIRETAFVYAITAAGVSHAITQACSMGELLQCGCELTRSRAPPSPTAGPGMEGTAWEWGGCGDDVQFGYEKSQQFMDAKSKKGKNDIRALIDLHNNEAGRLAVRSYMRTECKCHGLSGSCTLRTCWRKMPHFREVGDRLLERFNGAFKVMGGNDGKTLIPVGDNIKPPDKQDLIYSADSPDFCSANRKTGSLGTRGRICNSTAMDTSGCDLLCCGRGHRDETVVLEENCLCRFHWCCVVQCRKCSVRQELSLCV from the exons atGCTGCCTTCCTCCCGGACCCAGCTGGGgctcttcttcatcctcctctgccCCGCCAACATCATCGGTCTCTGGTG GGCAGTGGGGAGCCCCCTGGTCATGGACCCCAACAGCATCTGCCGCAAGACGAAGCGGCTGGCGGGGAAGCAGGCGGAGCTGTGCCAGCTGGAGCCAGAGATCGTGCAGGAGGTGGCCAAGGGCACTAAGCTGGGCGTCCGGGAGTGCCAGTACCAATTCCGCTTCCGCCGCTGGAACTGCACCAGCCACAGCAAGTACTTCGGCAAGATTCTGCAGCAGG ATATCCGGGAGACAGCCTTCGTGTATGCCATCACGGCGGCCGGGGTGAGCCACGCCATCACGCAGGCCTGCAGCATGGGCGAGCTGCTGCAGTGCGGCTGTGAGCTGACGCGGAGCCGGGCTCCCCCCTCGCCCACGGCGGGTCCGGGCATGGAGGGCACAGCCTGGGagtgggggggctgcggggacgaCGTGCAATTCGGCTACGAGAAATCCCAGCAGTTCATGGATGCCAAgagcaagaaaggcaaaaatgacATCCGCGCTCTTATCGACCTGCACAACAACGAAGCTGGGCGCTTG GCGGTGCGCAGCTACATGAGGACAGAGTGCAAATGCCACGGGCTGTCGGGCTCCTGCACCCTGCGGACCTGCTGGCGGAAGATGCCCCATTTCCGCGAGGTGGGGGACCGCCTGCTCGAGCGCTTCAACGGGGCTTTCAAGGTGATGGGAGGCAATGACGGGAAAACCCTCATCCCCGTGGGCGACAACATCAAGCCTCCTGACAAGCAGGACCTCATCTACTCGGCCGACTCACCTGATTTCTGCTCGGCTAACCGTAAGACAGGCTCGCTGGGCACCCGGGGCCGCATCTGCAACAGCACAGCCATGGACACGAGTGGGTGCGACCTGCTGTGCTGCGGGCGAGGGCACCGGGACGAGACGGTGGTGCTGGAGGAGAACTGCCTTTGCCGCTTCCACTGGTGCTGCGTGGTGCAGTGCCGCAAGTGCTCCGTCCGTCAGGAGCTCAGCCTCTGCGTCTGA
- the WNT6 gene encoding protein Wnt-6 isoform X1 gives MLSQPRPSSSFSGAASAPRSSRPEVPAHPSPSPAQPRRPRCPPAPARRREAAGTHPPGPRPDPRGGGEPGCPARRGGRGGGSALPPALAGCCLPPGPSWGSSSSSSAPPTSSVSGVGSPLVMDPNSICRKTKRLAGKQAELCQLEPEIVQEVAKGTKLGVRECQYQFRFRRWNCTSHSKYFGKILQQDIRETAFVYAITAAGVSHAITQACSMGELLQCGCELTRSRAPPSPTAGPGMEGTAWEWGGCGDDVQFGYEKSQQFMDAKSKKGKNDIRALIDLHNNEAGRLAVRSYMRTECKCHGLSGSCTLRTCWRKMPHFREVGDRLLERFNGAFKVMGGNDGKTLIPVGDNIKPPDKQDLIYSADSPDFCSANRKTGSLGTRGRICNSTAMDTSGCDLLCCGRGHRDETVVLEENCLCRFHWCCVVQCRKCSVRQELSLCV, from the exons ATGCTTTCGCAGCCccgtccctcctcctccttctccggAGCAGCCTCCGCGCCGCGCTCCAGCCGCCCGGAGgtgcctgccca ccccagccccagcccagcccagccccgccggccgcggtgcccgcccgccccggcccggcggagggaggcagcgggcaCCCACCCGCCGGGGCCCCGGCCGGACCCTCGGGGCGGCGGCGAGCCCGGCTGCCCGGCTCGCcgcggggggcgcggagggggctcggcgctccccccagccctggcaggatGCTGCCTTCCTCCCGGACCCAGCTGGGgctcttcttcatcctcctctgccCCGCCAACATCATCGGTCTCTGGTG TGGGGAGCCCCCTGGTCATGGACCCCAACAGCATCTGCCGCAAGACGAAGCGGCTGGCGGGGAAGCAGGCGGAGCTGTGCCAGCTGGAGCCAGAGATCGTGCAGGAGGTGGCCAAGGGCACTAAGCTGGGCGTCCGGGAGTGCCAGTACCAATTCCGCTTCCGCCGCTGGAACTGCACCAGCCACAGCAAGTACTTCGGCAAGATTCTGCAGCAGG ATATCCGGGAGACAGCCTTCGTGTATGCCATCACGGCGGCCGGGGTGAGCCACGCCATCACGCAGGCCTGCAGCATGGGCGAGCTGCTGCAGTGCGGCTGTGAGCTGACGCGGAGCCGGGCTCCCCCCTCGCCCACGGCGGGTCCGGGCATGGAGGGCACAGCCTGGGagtgggggggctgcggggacgaCGTGCAATTCGGCTACGAGAAATCCCAGCAGTTCATGGATGCCAAgagcaagaaaggcaaaaatgacATCCGCGCTCTTATCGACCTGCACAACAACGAAGCTGGGCGCTTG GCGGTGCGCAGCTACATGAGGACAGAGTGCAAATGCCACGGGCTGTCGGGCTCCTGCACCCTGCGGACCTGCTGGCGGAAGATGCCCCATTTCCGCGAGGTGGGGGACCGCCTGCTCGAGCGCTTCAACGGGGCTTTCAAGGTGATGGGAGGCAATGACGGGAAAACCCTCATCCCCGTGGGCGACAACATCAAGCCTCCTGACAAGCAGGACCTCATCTACTCGGCCGACTCACCTGATTTCTGCTCGGCTAACCGTAAGACAGGCTCGCTGGGCACCCGGGGCCGCATCTGCAACAGCACAGCCATGGACACGAGTGGGTGCGACCTGCTGTGCTGCGGGCGAGGGCACCGGGACGAGACGGTGGTGCTGGAGGAGAACTGCCTTTGCCGCTTCCACTGGTGCTGCGTGGTGCAGTGCCGCAAGTGCTCCGTCCGTCAGGAGCTCAGCCTCTGCGTCTGA
- the CYP27A1 gene encoding sterol 26-hydroxylase, mitochondrial → MAGPSGGARRPLLPLLLRPRPPPPRSSPGPPRRTGGSAAAAAGPARLKGPEELPGPGLLRTFVWLFLRGYLLHTHRLQLMSRRIYGPIWKSTFGHYENINIGSPVVLEQLLRQEGKYPMRSDMALWKEHRDTRRLPYGPFTEEGERWYRLRQVLNKRLLKPSEAVLYADAIGEVVSDLMVRLRDERSRSPSGVLVGDVANLLYRFALEGISYILFETRIGCLKQQVPAETQRFIDSINLMFKNSIFATVLPRWSRKVLPFWDRYLDSWDTIFAFGKTLIDRKMEELEGQVERGKEVSGYLSYLLASGRLSLDEVYGSVAELLLAGVDTTSNTLSWALYHLSRDPDIQETLYQELKAVVPADRFPGAEDIPKMPMLRAVIKETLRVYPVVPTNARVFYEKDIVIGDYLFPKNTLFVLAHYAMSHDETYFPEPERFLPQRWLRGHGSPHHPFSSIPFGYGVRACVGRRIAELEMHLALARIIQAFEVRPDPRGVEVTSVSRIVLVADKPINLEFIARPGAP, encoded by the exons ATGGCGGGCCcgagcggcggggcccggcggccgctgctgccgctgctcctgcgcccccgcccgccgccgccgcgcagcagcccggggccgccgcgcagGACCGGGGGctcggcagcggcggcggcggggccggcgcggctgAAGGGACCGGAGGAGCtaccggggccggggctgctccggACTTTCGTCTGGCTCTTCCTGCGCGGCTACCTGCTGCACACGCACCGGCTGCAG CTGATGTCCCGGCGCATTTACGGCCCCATCTGGAAGTCGACCTTCGGGCATTATGAGAACATCAACATCGGGAGCCCAGTGGTGCTCGAGCAGCTGCTACGGCAGGAGGGCAAGTACCCCATGCGGAGCGACATGGCCCTGTGGAAAGAGCACCGGGACACCCGGCGCCTGCCCTACGGACCCTTCACCGA ggaaggggagcgCTGGTACCGCCTGCGCCAGGTCCTCAACAAGCGGCTGCTGAAGCCCTCGGAGGCAGTGCTGTACGCGGACGCCATCGGGGAGGTGGTGTCGGACCTGATGGTGCGGCTGCGGGACGAGCGGAGCCGCAGCCCCtcgggggtgctggtgggggacGTGGCCAACCTGCTCTACCGCTTTGCCCTGGAAG GGATCTCCTATATCCTCTTCGAGACCCGCATTGGGTGCCTGAAGCAGCAGGTCCCCGCCGAGACCCAGCGCTTCATCGACTCCATCAACCTCATGTTCAAGAACTCCATCTTCGCCACCGTCCTGCCGCGATGGAGCCGCAAGGTGCTGCCCTTCTGGGACCGCTACCTGGACAGCTGGGACACCATCTTCGCCTTCG GCAAGACCCTGATTGACCGAaagatggaggagctggaggggcaGGTGGAGCGGGGCAAGGAGGTGTCCGGCTACCTGAGCTACCTGCTGGCCAGCGGCAGGCTCAGCCTGGACGAGGTCTATGGCAGTGTGGccgagctgctgctggctggcgTGGACACG ACCTCCAACACGCTGTCCTGGGCCCTCTACCACCTCTCCCGGGACCCGGACATCCAGGAGACCCTGTACCAGGAGCTGAAGGCCGTCGTGCCCGCTGACCGGTTTCCTGGTGCTGAGGATATCCCCAAGATGCCGATGCTTCGGGCCGTTATCAAGGAGACGCTGAG GGTCTACCCTGTGGTGCCCACCAACGCCAGGGTCTTCTATGAGAAGGACATTGTCATCGGAGACTACCTCTTCCCCAAGAAT ACCCTCTTTGTCCTGGCGCACTACGCGATGTCCCACGACGAGACCTACTTTCCGGAGCCTGAGCGGTTCCTGCCCCAGCGCTGGCTCCGGGGCCACGGCTCCCCCCACCACCCCTTCAGCTCCATCCCCTTCGGCTACGGGGTCCGTGCCTGCGTTGGCCGTCGCATCGCCGAGCTGGAGATGCACCTGGCCCTCGCCAGG ATCATCCaggcattcgaggtgcggccagACCCCCGCGGCGTGGAGGTGACATCCGTGTCCCGCATCGTCCTGGTGGCCGACAAGCCCATCAACCTGGAGTTCATCGCTCGCCCGGGGGCCCCCTGA